Sequence from the Botrytis cinerea B05.10 chromosome 12, complete sequence genome:
CGCATATAGACAACCGCCATCTTTCGGATACTTGGAATACTTGGAATACCTTCATTTCCAGTTCCATCCCATTCAAACTAAAACGATACTTCGTACATGAAAGAAACGGCTTTCCCcagatatatcaatcaatcaccgTCGTGTTCCGCCTAAAGCCGTGGATCCCCCCATTTTCACCATACATTTTACATGGGGCATTGGATGCTAAGATACCCCGTTTCCACTTCTCATCCTGCACCTCAGAaacaacccaacccaaccaatccaatccattcgCCATGATGACTTCGACATCGCCCGCAGCTCATGGACTCGATCCCATTCAAACCACAAATTTGTCTCCCAATACGGCTCCAGTCGAGATGGATGAACTTGACACTTCAAAAAAGTCAAAACTTGTCTCAGGAACGTCGGGTctattaaatgatatttcgATCCCGGAAACATCTCCAATAACATCCGATTATCCATCCTATCCATCAGCGTCTTCTTCAATGTTACccgcaacaacaacaacaacaacaacaaaaacaacaaataCGACGACAGAGATGGTGGACTCATCTAACCAAAATGCGTCTGTTGGGGATGATGGTTCAACATCACAAGAAGCATTGACCGCACAACCCGTTACGAACGAAGAAACCTCATCTATTGATCCTGCGCCTGCGCCGCCACCAACAATGTCAAAAAGCGAAGGTAAAGCACCTGCCATCGAATCATCCTCCGACGCTCAAGAATCGTCGACTTCGCGACCACGAATGAATTCGGAAGCTATCGGCCCCTCTCTTGAAAATACCAAAACGCCACCACCACCTACTGACGGAGGGCCTAGACTCTTGATCACCTTGCTACTTACATCTGGCGCGCGCCATCCATATAAGATCGATGAGAAATATTTGACCAAACGCTCTGTTGCGGTGCCAGGTGTTAcagagaatggaaagaaggacCCTCTTACTATCAGTGTATATACGCTCAAGGAGTTGATATTAAGGGAATGGAGAGACGAATGGGAAACAAAGCCAAGCAGCCCAAGTAGTATACGATTGATATTCTTTGGGAGGCTGTTGGATGATAAGGATCCTTTAAAAGGTACGTTCTGACGATTTACATTTTATATGTCCAAGTGCCTTGACTTGATATCTGAGGCACTTGGAATTCTTggtttaatatatttatatgaaAAAGACTGGAATTTGTCAATGTTACAATACATTTAGCTAACACCCCACTCCTCATAGCATGTAAATTCAACCCCGAAACATCAAACGTGGTACACATGACTATCAGACCCCAGGATATAGTCGACGAGGAAGATGCATCAAAAGCGAAGTCCATGGGccgaggaagaggagaggatgggGAAAGCACTGCTGGATGCAGATGTGTCATCCTCTGAATCCGACCATTTAAAAGTTATCACTTTCGTACCAACTACAAACTACAACTCGAATTCTGCCTATGGAAAGCATCGGAAGGGGAATCTATTTGTGTACATGACTCCAATTCATTGAACAAAGATACAACCAAGCATATACATCACAACCGAAGTCACCCAACGGAATGGGTACATTACAAGCGAGAAAATGGCGTTGCGGGTTTGATTCGATTGAAGGGTGGTTTTTTCCccatatttctttctttaattgGTTTATCGAGcgtttttcaaataaaaggGTCATGGCATCATATCGGATGTGGAGCTTTGTTAATACAGGATTTGGGCGGGTGGAGGAATGAGCGAGAATGAGAGCAGGTTGTATGTCGTGTTGTTGCGTTGTGTATAATAAGATGGATGTGTGATCATATATGGATTTTAGGACATCAGGAAACTGCGCATGGAGTGAGAGATGGCGGGAGGGTGAGCAGAGGATGAAATGGcgaattgattgttttttgattgttttgattgatagCGAGCGATATGGTTAGGACTTGGGGGAAAGGTGAACTATTCGAAAGGGAACTTAGGAATTCATTAGGAGCAATACAGTACAGATGATGTTCTGGATAGCGAGAGCGAATGTTCATTTGCTTGACTTGATTGTGCTGGCGAGAGCTTCTGTGAGACATTGGATGATCACATTGTATGGATGTTACGAGGAAGTCATGTTATGGTGTTGTGTACCTAGTATGGCATGGTACGGCATGGTATTGTTCATTCAACGTTGTCACATTTAGATTTGGTGTTTGTgtgatatgaagatgaaaatacaagcaagcaagcaagcaagtagctctcttcttttctcctctccagaTGCCCAGCTACCATTCATGaatttcattctcattgCAAGATGAACTTATGCGTCCATCACACTCGATTGCTTGTATTAAATCCACATACACCTTTCACCCCATCGTAATTCAGAGTCAGAATAGAGAGATAGAAATCCCACATCTAATTTAGAAACCCATCTTAACCTTCCTCTCCACTTCCTCGTGGAAACCGGGTAGTGTCCTTGTCTCGTCCCCTTTGAATACATCTTCCCAGCTAATCGTCGTGTCGGATCCTCGTAGGATTTCCTCGTGGAGTCCTAGATTTGTAGATGTTAGCTTTGGACTTTTGATATcgtattgtattttgagtTCCTTTCGCAGAGGGCCTTCGATTGCGATTCTCTCGATTCTTTACTCTTCTCTACATCGCATCACATAATCCCCAGCATCAAAGAAACCCacacaaataaaataaacacATACCCGGACCACCACCTCCAAGCGCAAGCGGTCTCCATTCGCCCTCTCTCGtaatcttcaattccataCCTCTGCGGATGGGCTCGCTCATGCCAAAAGTGCGACGCAGAGAGGCCATCTTGAGGGCTTCTTGCGTGGATTCCCATTTCTTGAGACGCGATTCGAGTGGGTGTGTGGAGTCGGGGAGGCTGGAGAGTGAGCTGCTTTGTTTTGGACCGACTCCGTGGCGGAGGGTGTCGTGGAGACCAGGGGCCGAGGGCGCACCGAGGGAGGCTTCTTGGAGGAGGGTGTGCGTGCTGGTGTGGGAGGCGGCGGGGGCGATGCGCATTGCCTGGTGAGGGGAGTGTTAGGTTGCGGtttgggggagggagggggaaagagaaggtGTTGGGGATGTAGgtgtaggtagatagatggagtTAGAGAATGGGAAACTCACCATGATGAATTATTTATCTTGTTTGTAATTTAGAGACCAAGTAGAGTGAAATGTTCGAATTGTCGATTCCGGACAGAGTCGAAGGTTTGAAATTACTCGTTGAGAGTTGTGGTTGGAAAGCTGGAATTCgggatgtgtgtatgtattatgATGGAGGGACGAGCTGTGTGATTGTACAGAGCTTCAGTTCAGGCTGCCCTGTGGAAGACGTGTAAGCGCGAAATGGAACGGGCCGGATTTAAGCGCCGCTAAGGTTTTGATAAGGATGCTTGGTATTTGTCTATCAGCTTTATCTACCACCAAAATAATGAGTAGCTTGCTTGGGTAACACAACTCGGAATCCTTTACTCTagattgattcaattgatgTTTTAAGTATTCGGCACTTGGATTGAATTACTATGTCAAAGTGAGGACAGGTATACTGTTTTCTGGTGATTCGATTTCTACTGAAAAATAACCTACACATACTGGCTTATAGGTAGTAAGTTCAGGTACAGGCTTAATGGTGGATCGTCAAAAGCTTTCCCCGCGTTCCGGGGTCGGccctctttccttttttacAAGTGACTCAACTCTTTTCTCCAAGATGGAAACTCCAATTGTACCAGGACGCAATGGGGAGACCGATGATATGGAATCGCAAGGCTTTGCTGCCGCTGCGTCGATATGGCACAAGCACGAGTACAAGTACAAGTACAGCTCATCCGCCAATCGTTAGGATCAACAATGGCACATTTTATCGACATCATCCAAATTCTTCTCATCATGTCCCCGGGCATGCGAATCCTGCCTTATTCGAGAAATTGAACTTTGAAATCCCTTCTTTTTCGGACCGCCAGAAACATTGGGCTATACTCGGAGCTTCATCGTCTGGCAAAACTACATTATTGCAGGTTCTAAGAGGAGGACTTTTATGCATTCCGCCAACTGCGCgatcatatccatatcttAGCAGCGATGCTTCCAAGCCACGAACTCCAACCAAGGCGATCAAATATGTAGGATTTGATGGGGAACAAGGACTAGGAAAACAGGCTCCGAAAAATGCATATTTGAGTGCGCGCTATGAGTCGAGGAGAGAGGATACAGATTTCAGCGTGTGGGATTATTTGCAAGGGAATACGGAACTCAACCCTTCAACGAAGATAGATGGCAATGGATTTGATCCTGAAATACTTGTTCGTGTGATAAATGACTTACGACTGGGAGAGTTATTGAACATGCCGGTATCGAATCTGAGCAATGGACAAACGAGACGATCGAGGATTGCGAGGGCTTTGTTGGAGAATCCAGAAGTTTTGCTTTTGGATGAACCGTTTATGGGCTTGGATCCTCCTACCTTGTTGACTTTGAGTCCGATGTTGCATCGATTGGCTAAGGCGAACACTCCGAGACTTGTGTTGTCGTTGAGACCGCAGGATCCTATACCGCACTGGATTACGGATCTGGTGTATTTGAAGGGGAATTGTGAAGTTGCTTTCTTGGGACCAAAGGATGATGTTTTGGGTCAATTGAGAGATCATGTTGAGAGGAGTGGGGATGGAAGTGATAGtttgaatattcatttgACGCCGTCGTCTTTAAAGGAGATTGGGAGGAAGTTAACTTTGGAGGGAATTGAACAACCTAGCTTTGAGGAAAGCGTGGCTACAAGTGGCAATTCTACGGTCATCCGAGAGgatattcaagaaaagaCGGGTCCAATGAGCCGTGATGGTTACCCTCTGAATGATGTTAAGCCATCAGAAACAGGTGAAGCGCTCATAGAGATGGAAGGTGCCCGGGTGAAGTATGGAGATAAATCTGTTCTTGGTAACTGGACTGAAACAGTAGATGGTGTCGAAAAAGATGGTTTGTGGTGGAACGTTAAAAGAGGTGAAAGATGGGGTATTTTCGGACCCAACGGTTCTGGAAAAACAACTCTTCTATCTTTGATATGTTCTGATCACCCCCAAACATATTCTCTTCCTATTCGTCTATTTGGAAAATCTAGATTACCAGAACCTGGCAAGCCTGGAATATCGATCTTTGATCTTCAATCCAGAATTGGTCACTCCAGTCCCGAAATTCATAATCATATTCCTCGCAATTTAACTCTGAGGAAAGTTCTCGCCAATGCTTGGGCGGATACTTTTATGGGGATACCAAAATTGAATGTTAATGCAAATGAACGCATAGATTCAGCATTGCGATGGTTTGAACAAGATCTGAGATTAGGAGGAGTCACTGGTCAAAATGATGAGCATGAATCTCTATCATGGGCTGATGATGTTTTGTTTCGCGAAATgccattttcatctcaaaGAGTAGCACTCTTTCTACGGGCCATAATCAAAGCACCAGATTTAGTTATTCTAGATGAAGCATTTAGCGGTATGGATGATGGCGTTCGTGATAAATGTCTTTTATTCCTAGCCCACGGCGAAGAAAAACAATTTGCACACATTCAACACGAAAAATCTGCTAATGATGTGGAAACCACAACGAAGAATCTTCAGATTGTCGAGTCAAATGTTTCaaaggaagggaaagtgAAGGTTAAAGGATTGAGTCAGAACCAAGCACTTCTCTGCATCAGTCAtgtgagagaagagatacCGGGGAGTGTGAGGGAGTGGATTTGTTTACCGGAGGCGAACACGGGGAAAGGAGCACGGTTTGGGAAGCTGGATGGGCCGATTGAGGGGAATTGGAGAAGGTGGGGGGAAATTTGGGGCTTGGGGAGTTAGTGGTTGGGAATTGAAGAGGGATGTTGGAAAAGGTTTAaattagaaaggagaggagaaaggagagatgaTGTAATAGAATCGAAGATGTGGAAATTTTCGGatgatgagggagagagatATCGTGGGATACTAGAGATTGGTTTGTTGGTGCTGTTTGTGCTGTTTGTGTAGAGTAGGGTAGAAGGATCTTTCCATCAGACAAACAGTCAAACATTCATGATATAGGATTTGCAAATCTTCTTTTACACTCTTCTTATCTCTACCATCAGGCATTTGAGATACACTAGCCAGACACTCTCCATAACGCGGGAATCAAAGTCACATCCCTGCGAATCATTCAAGTTATTTACTGATAATAAAGCTTTCTCATTTCTGATTCCAGTCTTTAATCACACTCCATATCAAATTAAACTTCTGATCTATCCTCAATTACCAAACCCAAGCACACTCTTCACCAACCCCCCCTACAACTCACCCTTCCCCTCCAACTCCTCCACCCATCTCAACACCTCACTCGTCTCAACCCTCTTCGTCCAATCCGGATCCACAAACCTCCTCTTCACAACCCCATCTCTCCCCACCAAAAACGTCGCCGGCACCGGCACCTCCAAACTCGCATCtccattcctcttctccatatcATGACCAAAGGTCTCGAATACCGAGCGCATCTCCTCAGGCTGCTGGAATAAAATCCCTAATTCCCGCGCGAGTGCGTTTCCGACATCGGAGAGAACTTCGAATTCGAGGCTGTGTTTCTCGACGGTGTTGAGAGAGGTGTCGGGCAGTTCCGGGCTGATGGCTACGAGTTTTATGTTGTGCGCGGTGAAGAGGGGGAGGTGCTGCTGCAGGCTGTGTAGGGCGAGGTTGCAGAAGGGACACCAGGAGCCGCGGTAGAAGGTTATGAGGAGGGGGCTTGCGAGGAGGAGAGTGCGGATCGAGATGGGGGTGCCGACTGCGTTGGGGAGGGTGGTGAGCGGGAAGGGACGGCCGGGTTGGAGCGCGAGCGAGGGCGAAAAGGTTTGTTGGAATTGTGTGTTGGTTTTGTTGATGGTGTTTTTGAGGGCCGTGGGCGCGTTGGCTTCGAATTGCGTGGTTATGGAGGAGAGTTGCGAGGCGAGTGACATGGTTGTGGAGGGACTGGGGGACTGGGGGACTGTGGGGTTGGTGGgcttgggggtttgggggtttgTGTATGTGTTTCTGTTTAGGGATGTGATGTGGTTGGTGTAATGTTTTGTGCTGCTACCGATCTTTCAACAAAGTGATATTGGAGAACGTCTCTAGAAACAAGtattggagatgagatgagatgagatgagataaatGCAAAGATTCTTGTCtatattttcattcatctcttcaACACGGATAGGATATCATATCTTTTATAACCCTCACCGTCACATCATATGCACACTCATCATTGGGCATAGATAAACAACTTCTCTCAATTTGTGCTTCTAGTCGAGCAGTGAGAGGAAGTCGCCTACCGGATTGATCGATCGGTTATCCAACCGGAGTTATGTGTATACGAAACTTTTTGGTATTAATGCGAGGAGAAGCTGACAGATCTTGTATTATTAATGCATACaaggggggaagggagaaCTGAAATATCTGGATTTGTCGATTGTGATTCCAAACGCGGGATTGAttggtgggtgggtaggtgggGAATCTTACGTGTGTGTAAGCACATCGTTGCATTTTGGGGAAATGGTGTTGATGGTTTGTGGTTTATTCGTTGTTTGTCGTGGATTACGCACCGGAGTGTTATGGGATTCTAGGTCATGGGtagatattgtattgtgtgcTTGCTGACGGCTAGAGATCCGGAGATAAAGTAAGCCGGAGATATGTGTCTCCTTGCATCCTTGGGATGAATAATGACTCATTGGATTATGGTACCTAGGAATGCATGAGACCTTTGTCGTAACtgatggaaggaaaagaacgAGTCTTGTT
This genomic interval carries:
- the Bcprx2 gene encoding Bcprx2, yielding MSLASQLSSITTQFEANAPTALKNTINKTNTQFQQTFSPSLALQPGRPFPLTTLPNAVGTPISIRTLLLASPLLITFYRGSWCPFCNLALHSLQQHLPLFTAHNIKLVAISPELPDTSLNTVEKHSLEFEVLSDVGNALARELGILFQQPEEMRSVFETFGHDMEKRNGDASLEVPVPATFLVGRDGVVKRRFVDPDWTKRVETSEVLRWVEELEGKGEL
- the Bcump1 gene encoding Bcump1, which translates into the protein MAMRIAPAASHTSTHTLLQEASLGAPSAPGLHDTLRHGVGPKQSSSLSSLPDSTHPLESRLKKWESTQEALKMASLRRTFGMSEPIRRGMELKITREGEWRPLALGGGGPGLHEEILRGSDTTISWEDVFKGDETRTLPGFHEEVERKVKMGF